Proteins encoded together in one Synechococcus sp. BL107 window:
- a CDS encoding FAD/NAD(P)-binding protein: MNHYDLVVIGAGLGGCSLLASLEKLGYQGRVALVEAGRGPGGRTASRRSRTDPKWCINHGAPAIKLSESLPSAVDGLLEPLRDAGTLQRIENHEVAIDANGHVVAVDPASPSPGEWWTGRPVMASVCEGLLGQSSNKLESHFSTRVRWLNRTPEHWTLCDQSEDWQLKAKRLVLSGNLLAHPRSLAMLQWNDVPLRSAVPKGVDTELDAVLTTLEASASTVRWNLMLDLGDVALQTPALPWQIWLTPDAQTRWGVERIVLHRQTDARLGLVAHGLHNGATIDPSTQPALLESEAKRLGDVLPELLVHWPALCKALESARSMGVMRWGAAQPLNHPVPSHLQWCRQSTVGFCGDWIEGPHFGTGEGAIRSGVALAKRLTTDS, translated from the coding sequence GTGAATCACTACGACCTTGTTGTTATTGGAGCCGGGCTGGGTGGTTGCAGCCTTCTGGCATCACTCGAGAAGCTTGGATATCAGGGTCGTGTTGCCTTAGTGGAAGCTGGACGAGGTCCTGGAGGACGAACAGCCAGTCGACGCAGTCGTACCGATCCGAAGTGGTGCATCAACCATGGGGCTCCGGCCATCAAGTTGAGTGAATCCCTTCCATCAGCGGTTGATGGCTTGCTCGAACCGCTACGAGATGCGGGAACGCTGCAACGCATTGAAAATCATGAGGTGGCGATCGATGCAAACGGCCACGTCGTTGCCGTTGATCCAGCATCACCATCTCCTGGCGAATGGTGGACTGGCAGACCCGTTATGGCGAGTGTCTGTGAAGGCTTGTTAGGGCAAAGCTCGAACAAGCTTGAGAGCCACTTCAGCACAAGGGTTCGATGGCTCAATCGCACCCCAGAGCATTGGACCCTGTGTGATCAATCCGAAGACTGGCAACTCAAAGCCAAGCGCCTCGTCCTGAGTGGCAATTTGCTGGCCCATCCCCGGTCACTGGCGATGCTCCAGTGGAACGATGTGCCGTTGCGAAGCGCCGTTCCTAAGGGAGTCGACACAGAGTTGGATGCGGTCCTCACAACCTTGGAGGCCAGTGCATCCACAGTCCGCTGGAACTTGATGCTCGATTTAGGTGATGTGGCCCTGCAGACACCTGCGCTTCCCTGGCAGATCTGGCTAACCCCTGATGCACAAACACGCTGGGGGGTGGAGCGGATCGTGCTGCATCGCCAGACCGATGCTCGACTTGGCTTGGTGGCCCATGGGTTACACAACGGCGCAACGATCGATCCCAGCACCCAACCCGCATTGCTTGAATCCGAGGCAAAACGTTTAGGCGATGTTCTTCCCGAACTCCTCGTGCATTGGCCTGCTCTTTGCAAAGCCTTGGAATCAGCACGATCGATGGGCGTGATGCGCTGGGGAGCCGCACAACCTCTCAATCACCCCGTACCGAGTCATTTGCAGTGGTGTCGCCAGAGCACTGTTGGCTTTTGCGGCGACTGGATTGAGGGCCCTCACTTCGGAACCGGCGAAGGGGCGATCCGCAGCGGTGTTGCTCTTGCCAAACGGCTGACCACCGACAGTTAA
- the crtH gene encoding carotenoid isomerase, translating to MGDQQQWDAVVIGSGVGGLVTASQLAAKGAKTLVLERYLIPGGSGGAFHRNGYTFDVGASMIFGFGEKGYTNLLTRALADIGEHCDTIPDQAQLEYHMPGGLRIAVDRDYDTFIADLSARFPHEATGIRRFYDACWQVFNCLDAMPLLSLEDPAYLTKVFFKAPFACLGLARWLPFNVGAVARQHIKDPQLLKFIDIECFCWSVMPADRTPMINAGMVFSDRHAGGINYPKGGVGVISQKLVKGLERHGGEIRYKARVTQVLIEEGQAIGVKLADGEIIHAKRVISNATRWDTFSGEVGAAKGESQALVGAEQTPAKEQVWRRRYVPSPSFLSLHLGVRADLIPAGTHCHHLLLEDWERMEDEQGVIFVSMPSLLDPDLAPSGHHIVHTFTPSSMEAWKGLNPSDYKAKKEADAARMIQRLEAILPGLSEAITHKEIGTPRSHRRFLGRFQGSYGPIPAMQLPGLLPMPFNRTGVKHLYCVGDSCFPGQGLNAVAFSGFACAHRVGADLGLNPWALPA from the coding sequence TTGGGCGATCAGCAGCAATGGGATGCCGTCGTGATCGGCTCCGGTGTGGGTGGTTTAGTCACAGCGAGCCAACTCGCGGCGAAGGGTGCAAAAACGCTGGTGCTGGAGAGATACCTCATTCCTGGTGGGAGCGGAGGTGCCTTTCATCGGAACGGTTACACCTTTGATGTGGGGGCCTCGATGATTTTTGGCTTTGGGGAGAAGGGCTACACCAACTTGCTAACGCGCGCTCTGGCGGACATCGGGGAACACTGCGACACCATTCCTGATCAGGCCCAGCTGGAATATCACATGCCCGGTGGGTTACGCATTGCCGTCGACCGCGACTACGACACCTTTATTGCCGATCTTTCAGCCCGTTTCCCCCATGAAGCGACGGGAATTCGCCGCTTTTACGACGCCTGTTGGCAGGTGTTCAACTGCCTTGATGCGATGCCGTTGTTGTCGCTGGAGGATCCTGCTTATCTCACCAAGGTTTTTTTCAAAGCGCCTTTCGCCTGCTTGGGATTAGCGCGTTGGCTTCCTTTCAACGTCGGGGCCGTGGCGCGTCAGCACATCAAAGATCCCCAACTACTGAAGTTCATTGATATCGAATGTTTTTGCTGGTCGGTGATGCCGGCCGATCGAACACCAATGATCAACGCTGGCATGGTGTTTTCAGACCGTCATGCCGGTGGGATCAACTACCCCAAAGGGGGGGTGGGTGTGATTTCTCAAAAGCTTGTGAAAGGTTTGGAGCGCCATGGGGGAGAGATTCGCTACAAAGCCCGCGTCACTCAAGTGTTGATTGAAGAGGGCCAGGCGATTGGCGTGAAGTTGGCCGATGGTGAAATCATCCATGCCAAACGGGTGATTTCCAATGCCACCCGTTGGGACACCTTCTCTGGTGAGGTGGGAGCAGCGAAGGGGGAAAGTCAGGCCCTTGTCGGGGCCGAACAAACTCCCGCCAAGGAACAGGTTTGGCGGCGACGTTATGTGCCTTCGCCCTCGTTTCTATCGCTTCACCTGGGTGTACGGGCCGACTTGATTCCGGCAGGCACCCATTGTCATCACCTGTTGCTGGAGGACTGGGAGCGGATGGAAGACGAGCAGGGCGTGATTTTTGTGTCGATGCCATCTCTGCTCGACCCCGATTTAGCACCCTCGGGGCATCACATCGTCCATACATTCACGCCGTCATCAATGGAGGCGTGGAAAGGGCTGAATCCTTCGGATTACAAAGCCAAAAAAGAGGCTGATGCGGCACGGATGATTCAACGCTTGGAGGCGATTCTTCCTGGCTTGTCTGAGGCGATCACCCACAAGGAGATCGGAACACCGCGCAGTCACCGACGTTTCTTGGGACGTTTCCAAGGCAGTTATGGACCGATTCCAGCAATGCAATTGCCAGGATTGTTGCCGATGCCGTTCAATCGCACGGGGGTGAAACATCTGTATTGCGTTGGGGATTCATGTTTCCCCGGGCAAGGTTTGAATGCTGTGGCCTTCAGTGGTTTTGCCTGTGCACACAGGGTTGGTGCCGATTTGGGCCTCAACCCTTGGGCTCTGCCGGCGTGA
- a CDS encoding chlorophyll a/b-binding protein produces MTNSTQSRFGFSNFAETWNGRLAMLGFVIGLGTELLTGQGIISQIGF; encoded by the coding sequence ATGACTAACTCAACTCAATCCCGATTCGGCTTCAGCAATTTTGCTGAGACTTGGAATGGTCGCCTCGCAATGCTGGGCTTTGTAATTGGCTTAGGCACCGAACTACTGACGGGCCAGGGAATCATCAGTCAAATAGGTTTCTGA
- a CDS encoding response regulator transcription factor, whose protein sequence is MPDSGSGLEPSRVLVVEPHPTLRTVLVQRLRQDGHLTAAVGRAVEALEVCQDQSPDLLVSAEILEQSSALRLAGQLRCPVIVLTARTGAEPVVGLLDDGADDVLRKPFGLEELAARCRTLLKRGHSGLQERVTVGPLEVHLLLRQVTLRDKPVELSPREFALLCALLMPPGLVRSRQELLRMAWPPFSGGPRSVDTQVLTLRRKLEQAGLGEGGGITTVRQRGYRFSLDNLPAS, encoded by the coding sequence ATGCCTGACTCAGGAAGTGGTCTTGAACCATCACGTGTTCTGGTGGTTGAGCCCCATCCCACCCTCCGCACTGTTTTGGTGCAGCGTCTCCGCCAAGACGGCCACCTCACCGCAGCCGTTGGTCGAGCCGTCGAAGCGCTAGAGGTTTGTCAGGATCAATCGCCAGATCTCCTGGTGAGTGCAGAGATCCTCGAGCAGAGTTCTGCCCTACGCCTTGCTGGACAACTTCGTTGTCCTGTGATCGTGTTGACAGCCCGTACTGGTGCCGAACCTGTTGTCGGCCTCCTGGACGATGGGGCTGACGATGTTTTGCGCAAGCCCTTTGGCTTAGAAGAGCTAGCAGCACGATGCCGCACACTTTTAAAGAGAGGTCATAGCGGGCTTCAAGAACGTGTCACCGTCGGTCCGCTTGAGGTGCATTTGCTGCTAAGGCAGGTGACGCTTCGCGACAAACCGGTGGAACTCAGTCCTCGGGAATTCGCACTGCTTTGTGCCTTGCTCATGCCACCTGGGTTGGTTCGCAGTCGCCAAGAATTGCTTCGGATGGCGTGGCCTCCCTTCAGTGGTGGTCCCCGCTCTGTCGATACTCAAGTTCTCACCCTGCGGCGCAAGCTCGAGCAGGCTGGACTTGGCGAGGGTGGTGGCATCACCACCGTGCGTCAACGGGGCTATCGCTTCAGCCTGGATAACCTGCCGGCAAGCTGA
- the grxD gene encoding Grx4 family monothiol glutaredoxin, with protein sequence MDASTKSRIEGLIATSPIFVFMKGSKLMPQCGFSNNVVQILHSLGVAFETFDVLSDMEIRQGIKEFSSWPTIPQIYVKGEFMGGSDILIEMYNSGELKEKLEIALAS encoded by the coding sequence ATGGACGCTTCCACGAAATCACGCATCGAAGGCTTGATCGCGACGAGCCCAATCTTCGTTTTCATGAAGGGCTCAAAATTGATGCCGCAATGTGGCTTCTCCAACAACGTGGTTCAGATTCTTCACTCCCTCGGGGTGGCTTTTGAAACCTTCGATGTGCTCTCTGACATGGAGATTCGTCAGGGAATCAAAGAATTCTCAAGTTGGCCAACCATTCCTCAGATCTACGTCAAAGGGGAATTTATGGGTGGATCAGACATCCTGATCGAGATGTATAACTCTGGCGAACTCAAGGAAAAACTTGAAATTGCTCTCGCCAGTTAG
- a CDS encoding photosystem II protein Y, with the protein MDARVFLVIAPILAALSWAAFNIGRAAVGQLQLLLRRSRA; encoded by the coding sequence ATTGATGCCCGGGTCTTCCTGGTGATTGCTCCCATCCTTGCGGCGCTGAGTTGGGCCGCCTTCAACATCGGTCGTGCCGCTGTGGGACAACTGCAGCTTTTGTTAAGACGCAGCCGCGCCTGA
- the trmFO gene encoding FADH(2)-oxidizing methylenetetrahydrofolate--tRNA-(uracil(54)-C(5))-methyltransferase TrmFO, with the protein MLNDRSVTRSVTVLGAGLAGTEAAWQVACAGIPVTLVEMRPVRRSPAHHSSDFAELVCSNSFGALSSDRAAGLLQEELRRLGSLVIRTADEHAVPAGGALAVDRGRYSAALTEILDQHPLVTIERREQMDLPDVDAVTVLATGPLTSESLANDLRGFTGRDDCHFFDAASPIVHGDSIDLNLAFRASRYDKGDADYINCPMNKAEFLAFREALLEAEQAELKDFDQESAKFFEGCLPIEELARRGEDTMRYGPLKPIGLWDPRWGDVNDRDVRRAKRAYAVVQLRQEDKDGRLWNLVGFQTNLKWGEQKRVLQMIPGLAQAEFVRFGVMHRNTFLESPQLLDPTLQFRTRRHLLAAGQITGTEGYAAAVAGGWLAGTNAARLVRGLDPIALPNTTMAGALTHFVSEAPTKKFQPMPPNFGLLPDLPERIRDKRARYGAYRDRSLADLEPIRALIPEPLLA; encoded by the coding sequence TTGCTCAACGATCGATCTGTCACTCGATCCGTCACTGTGTTGGGGGCAGGGTTAGCTGGCACCGAAGCAGCCTGGCAAGTGGCTTGCGCTGGCATACCGGTCACCTTGGTGGAGATGAGGCCTGTGCGTCGCTCACCGGCGCACCACAGCAGCGATTTTGCTGAATTGGTCTGCAGCAACAGCTTTGGTGCTCTGAGTAGCGATCGCGCCGCCGGTTTGTTGCAAGAGGAGTTGCGACGCTTGGGCTCCCTCGTGATTCGCACCGCCGATGAACATGCCGTTCCTGCCGGTGGTGCTCTCGCCGTGGACCGTGGTCGTTACAGCGCTGCGCTCACGGAGATCCTTGATCAACATCCCTTGGTGACGATTGAACGTCGCGAGCAGATGGATCTGCCAGATGTTGACGCTGTCACCGTGCTTGCAACAGGCCCACTCACCAGTGAGTCGCTCGCGAACGATTTGAGGGGGTTTACCGGCCGAGACGACTGCCATTTCTTCGATGCGGCGAGCCCCATCGTCCATGGCGACAGCATTGATCTCAATTTGGCTTTCCGAGCAAGTCGCTACGACAAAGGCGACGCCGATTACATCAACTGCCCGATGAATAAGGCCGAGTTTCTCGCGTTCCGCGAGGCTCTGCTGGAGGCAGAACAGGCGGAACTCAAGGATTTTGATCAGGAGAGTGCCAAATTCTTTGAGGGTTGCTTACCGATTGAGGAGTTGGCTCGTCGTGGTGAAGACACGATGCGCTACGGCCCTCTCAAGCCCATTGGCCTTTGGGATCCTCGTTGGGGAGACGTCAACGATCGTGACGTGCGGAGGGCGAAGCGTGCCTACGCCGTTGTTCAACTGCGTCAGGAAGACAAAGACGGTCGCTTATGGAATCTCGTGGGTTTTCAAACCAACCTCAAATGGGGTGAACAGAAGCGGGTTTTGCAAATGATTCCCGGCTTGGCCCAGGCGGAATTTGTTCGTTTCGGGGTGATGCACCGCAACACCTTCCTTGAATCCCCCCAGCTGCTGGACCCAACGCTGCAGTTCCGCACACGCCGGCATCTTTTGGCCGCAGGTCAGATCACGGGAACCGAGGGGTACGCGGCGGCGGTCGCTGGAGGTTGGCTCGCGGGAACCAATGCGGCGCGGCTTGTGCGGGGTTTGGATCCCATCGCGTTGCCGAACACCACGATGGCTGGTGCCCTCACCCACTTCGTGAGCGAAGCCCCCACAAAGAAGTTTCAGCCCATGCCCCCCAACTTTGGGCTGCTGCCAGACCTCCCCGAGCGGATTCGCGACAAACGGGCCCGTTACGGTGCGTATCGCGATCGATCCTTGGCTGATTTGGAGCCGATTCGTGCACTCATCCCAGAACCATTGCTGGCATGA
- a CDS encoding gamma carbonic anhydrase family protein — MPAQVPWPNPSIAPSAWVAPSAVVIGAVSLADGSSLWPTAVARGDMAAITIGAYSNVQDGAVLHGDPGQPVWIGQEVTIGHRAVIHGATLKDGCLVGIGAIVLNGVTIGEGALVAAGSVVTKDVPPRTMVMGIPAKVCRELSLECVEEQQAHARRYSDLAQLHAQRLD; from the coding sequence ATGCCAGCGCAGGTCCCGTGGCCGAATCCTTCGATTGCTCCTTCGGCTTGGGTGGCTCCAAGCGCTGTGGTGATCGGAGCTGTTTCGTTGGCGGATGGGAGCAGCCTTTGGCCCACGGCAGTGGCACGGGGGGACATGGCCGCCATCACCATCGGTGCATACAGCAATGTCCAAGATGGGGCCGTGCTGCATGGCGATCCGGGACAACCGGTCTGGATTGGCCAAGAGGTCACCATTGGTCACCGTGCGGTGATTCATGGGGCGACCCTGAAGGATGGCTGTTTGGTGGGTATTGGCGCCATCGTTTTAAACGGCGTCACCATTGGGGAGGGTGCGCTCGTTGCGGCAGGTTCTGTGGTGACCAAGGACGTTCCACCACGAACGATGGTGATGGGGATTCCGGCCAAGGTTTGTCGAGAACTTTCTTTGGAGTGTGTGGAGGAGCAACAAGCCCATGCCCGCCGCTACTCAGATTTGGCCCAATTGCATGCGCAGCGCCTGGATTGA
- a CDS encoding DUF4278 domain-containing protein, whose product MSTLLYRGHVYEHQPAAEKVCKQLNYRGKGYNTCDEHHLGDLHPHLSYRGIGYDKSLEEVEECRLRNDRQSYLSLTRRLVRAQFQLADESRTSQLWQEVIHRGMDVDRITHLMYGCQFHDDDNAMLIADREYQKKSHR is encoded by the coding sequence ATGAGCACGCTTTTGTATCGCGGACACGTATACGAGCATCAGCCAGCAGCTGAGAAAGTCTGCAAGCAACTGAATTACCGAGGAAAGGGATACAACACCTGTGATGAACATCATCTAGGTGATTTGCATCCTCATCTGAGCTATCGAGGAATTGGCTACGACAAATCCCTCGAGGAAGTTGAGGAGTGCCGACTTAGAAATGATCGTCAGTCCTACCTCTCTCTGACACGCAGGCTGGTTCGAGCGCAGTTCCAGCTCGCAGATGAATCACGGACATCGCAGTTGTGGCAGGAAGTTATACATCGTGGAATGGATGTCGACCGCATCACTCACCTGATGTACGGATGCCAATTTCACGATGATGACAATGCGATGTTGATCGCAGACCGCGAGTATCAGAAGAAATCACATCGTTGA
- a CDS encoding DUF6761 family protein — MTSLDDPQAIRHFQSICDACQELTTRYHTPSELRLYADGYLHALRKTGSLDVREQHRLEQLIDRWILDPSSFIGPDGDVSTLYMQHPHGY; from the coding sequence ATGACGTCACTTGATGACCCACAGGCCATCCGTCATTTCCAATCCATTTGTGACGCGTGCCAGGAGCTCACAACGCGATATCACACGCCCTCCGAGCTGCGGCTTTACGCCGATGGTTATCTTCATGCGCTTCGAAAAACTGGCTCTCTCGACGTCCGTGAGCAGCATCGCCTAGAGCAGTTAATCGACCGCTGGATCTTGGATCCATCGAGTTTCATTGGCCCGGATGGGGACGTCAGCACGCTCTACATGCAGCATCCCCACGGCTATTAA